One window of Treponema denticola genomic DNA carries:
- a CDS encoding hemolysin family protein: protein MGIINLFKKKGNVNNILKEGLNDEKRDMIRGVVDLSDTAVKEVMIPRIDVDFLALDTPGDEILDRISESGHSRFPVYDESIDNVIGILYVKDIIKLLTKNQKIELDKIVRRAFFVPESKRIDALLAEFKRRHIHIAVAVDEYGGVSGIVCMEDIIEEIVGDIQDEFDNEGEDITEIASGVWLCDARVDLDDLAETIKSDALPVDEFETLGGFVFDLFGKIPAKYEKTAWNDFDFIVQDMDGHKVKTVKIVHNKNSMQN, encoded by the coding sequence ATGGGTATAATAAACTTATTTAAAAAGAAGGGAAATGTAAATAATATTTTAAAAGAAGGATTAAACGATGAAAAAAGGGATATGATACGCGGTGTTGTCGACTTATCCGATACGGCGGTAAAAGAGGTTATGATTCCGCGTATTGATGTTGATTTTTTAGCCCTTGATACGCCTGGCGATGAAATTTTAGACAGAATATCGGAAAGCGGTCACTCCCGTTTTCCCGTATACGATGAGTCAATCGATAATGTTATAGGTATTCTTTATGTTAAGGATATAATAAAACTTTTAACAAAAAATCAAAAAATTGAGCTTGATAAGATAGTACGCCGAGCATTTTTTGTTCCTGAATCAAAAAGAATTGACGCTCTTTTAGCCGAATTTAAAAGACGCCATATTCATATTGCCGTTGCTGTTGATGAATACGGCGGTGTTTCAGGCATTGTATGTATGGAAGATATCATAGAAGAGATTGTAGGCGATATACAGGATGAATTTGACAATGAGGGTGAGGATATTACCGAAATCGCCTCAGGGGTTTGGCTTTGCGATGCCCGTGTCGATTTGGACGACCTCGCCGAAACCATTAAAAGCGATGCCTTACCTGTAGATGAGTTTGAAACATTGGGAGGTTTTGTGTTCGATCTTTTCGGAAAAATACCTGCCAAATATGAAAAAACAGCTTGGAATGATTTTGACTTTATTGTTCAAGATATGGACGGCCACAAGGTTAAGACCGTTAAAATTGTTCACAACAAGAATTCTATGCAAAATTAG
- a CDS encoding PhoH family protein has product MEDAYTIVLKDEQVLSAFCGANDRNLGFLEQYLGVPVVCRGNEVSVLNADDEVCKKFQHVVDKAVNSSEIKSENSSEYIESLISTINISDTQDLSSGCIHIPRGMRSVYPKNPHQLEFISSIRNNDISFGLGAAGTGKTYLAVACALQMLMSRQMRKIVFTRPVVEAGESLGFLPGDLVQKITPYLRPLYDSIELLMPFELIRQMEESNMVEVAPLAYMRGRTLHNAVVILDEAQNTTKEQMKMFLTRMGEGSKLIITGDPSQSDISSSKNSGLVHAANLLSKIRGIGIVRFSPEDVVRHSLVQKIIKAYDKE; this is encoded by the coding sequence TTGGAAGACGCATATACAATAGTGTTAAAAGATGAACAAGTGCTTTCCGCTTTTTGCGGTGCCAATGACAGAAATTTGGGTTTTCTTGAACAATATCTTGGAGTTCCTGTCGTGTGCCGCGGTAATGAGGTAAGTGTTTTAAATGCCGATGATGAGGTTTGCAAGAAATTTCAACATGTGGTTGATAAGGCTGTAAATTCATCGGAAATCAAGTCCGAAAATTCATCGGAATATATCGAATCTCTGATTTCTACCATAAATATTTCCGATACGCAGGATCTTTCCTCAGGCTGTATCCATATTCCGAGAGGAATGCGTTCCGTGTACCCTAAAAATCCTCATCAACTCGAATTCATTAGCTCTATCCGTAATAACGATATAAGTTTCGGCCTTGGAGCTGCCGGTACGGGAAAAACCTATCTGGCTGTTGCCTGTGCCCTTCAAATGCTTATGTCGCGTCAAATGCGTAAGATTGTTTTTACAAGACCTGTGGTTGAAGCCGGCGAGAGTCTGGGCTTTTTACCCGGCGACCTTGTTCAAAAGATTACTCCCTATTTAAGGCCTCTTTATGATTCTATAGAGCTCTTAATGCCTTTTGAGCTTATACGACAAATGGAGGAGTCCAATATGGTTGAGGTGGCTCCTTTGGCTTATATGAGGGGCAGAACCCTGCATAATGCCGTTGTAATTTTAGACGAAGCTCAAAATACTACCAAAGAGCAAATGAAGATGTTTTTAACGAGAATGGGTGAGGGTTCCAAGCTCATTATAACAGGCGACCCTTCACAATCCGATATTTCATCGTCAAAAAATTCCGGTCTGGTGCATGCTGCAAATCTTTTATCGAAAATTCGAGGGATCGGTATCGTTCGGTTTTCTCCGGAAGATGTTGTACGTCATTCCCTTGTTCAAAAAATAATTAAAGCCTATGATAAAGAATAA
- the secG gene encoding preprotein translocase subunit SecG, with protein sequence MGGLGIALLVLFVIICAIIIFLVLLQNEEGDSLGGLFSGGSNSAFGSKSSNVLTRATYVVVALFFVTTFLLALITKSPSDSGLSEEAMKKQTETSTEWWKNDGSTDDAGGETQKDGE encoded by the coding sequence ATGGGTGGTTTAGGTATTGCTTTGTTAGTACTTTTTGTCATAATTTGTGCGATTATTATCTTTTTGGTTTTATTACAAAACGAAGAAGGCGATAGTTTGGGCGGCCTTTTTTCGGGCGGAAGCAACTCAGCCTTCGGCTCAAAATCGAGCAATGTATTAACAAGGGCTACTTATGTTGTTGTTGCCCTGTTTTTTGTAACGACCTTTTTATTGGCCCTTATTACAAAAAGCCCATCGGATTCAGGTTTATCCGAAGAGGCAATGAAAAAACAGACCGAAACATCAACCGAATGGTGGAAAAACGACGGCAGTACGGATGATGCCGGCGGCGAAACCCAAAAAGACGGTGAGTAG
- the tpiA gene encoding triose-phosphate isomerase codes for MKKFYIAANWKMNMNRAEAKSLAEEMKAGLKDGKNKYMIAPSFTLLQDVASVLKGSNILLGAQNMGLEEKGAHTGEVSVLQLLDAGVQTVILGHSERRHIYKETDDLINKKVKLALKHGLEVILCVGELLEEREAGHAEAVCERQIKKGLAEVSAQDLHKITIAYEPVWAIGTGKNASPEDADAIHSSIRKTLAALYGEKAAKDMIIQYGGSMKPDNAAGLLKKPNIDGGLIGGAGLKTETFLPIALFSE; via the coding sequence GTGAAAAAGTTTTACATTGCGGCAAATTGGAAGATGAATATGAATAGGGCTGAGGCCAAAAGCCTTGCAGAAGAAATGAAGGCCGGCCTAAAAGACGGAAAAAACAAGTACATGATAGCTCCTTCATTTACTCTTCTGCAAGATGTTGCGTCCGTGCTTAAAGGCTCCAATATCTTGCTGGGTGCTCAAAATATGGGCTTGGAAGAAAAAGGGGCTCATACAGGAGAGGTTTCCGTTCTTCAGCTTTTGGATGCAGGTGTTCAAACCGTTATCTTAGGACATTCCGAAAGACGCCACATATATAAAGAAACCGATGATCTTATCAATAAAAAGGTAAAACTTGCCTTAAAACACGGCCTTGAGGTTATCCTATGTGTAGGGGAGCTTCTCGAAGAACGCGAAGCAGGTCATGCCGAAGCCGTATGCGAAAGGCAGATTAAAAAAGGGCTCGCAGAGGTTTCTGCACAAGATTTGCATAAGATAACGATTGCTTATGAGCCTGTTTGGGCAATAGGAACGGGAAAAAATGCAAGCCCTGAGGATGCTGATGCCATCCATTCTTCAATAAGAAAGACCTTAGCCGCTCTTTATGGTGAAAAGGCTGCTAAAGATATGATAATCCAATACGGAGGCTCTATGAAGCCTGACAATGCCGCGGGGCTTTTAAAAAAGCCCAATATTGACGGGGGCTTAATAGGCGGAGCCGGTCTTAAAACGGAAACATTTTTGCCTATAGCCTTGTTTTCCGAGTAA
- a CDS encoding HD family phosphohydrolase → MIKNKKESKFKQKISSLSVIFKRNKAFVIAVAASFLVLAVMIYINAYENSGFSKLTISDFEVGMVSDRDIISNRNIEVIDEKATEIRKVAAKHSVMAVFYKDNSVSEKMIRDYSEFASYIIGLKDSAKSFTAFKFMVMEKYPVLLSEHDLENIYKTDDFYEITSISLNMLKQLFDIGIIEMPLTGLGELNDAEISLGTTQNQKLSYTNVFLTNLVLFYNVRDRIKSLLSDVKKSKLETYVLSMVLPFAQPNILFDGEETEKRVDEALKKVTPVKINIEKNQKIIKRGFIISDDAYTRLKAYAGDGRYIDFIQIAASLIFLTLSLIISLFLFSKKIIGESLDFKFNLLILISFDLIYILILFLSRLSIFSYSLDIVPILPVTFLTMLIAALISRKISVFAVFIFSLAVFGAAGFKIQPALFAILSGLAGAGMVNIKGQRMDLIKTALGLVLVQPIILICMFAIFPDSASDKSVLLLSTAGSGFISGILVLGFLPILETLMNVPTSFRLMELSDLNSPIMKKMLISVAGTYNHSMMVASLAESACREIGANSILARVGAYYHDIGKMEQGEYFVENQTNYNKHMDINPRLSATVIRSHVKIGIEKAKQLRLPQPVIDIIAEHHGNSCISYFYAKAKELDPNVDIEDFCYPGIPPRSKESAVVMLADIVEAACRTLEKPSVPRLEKFIDELVSGKIKAGQLDNSELTFREVRIIKAAFVKILAGYYHSRIEYPNQKNVDEDEETKPQNKNSQKLEAETTQVQPQKENNNV, encoded by the coding sequence ATGATAAAGAATAAGAAAGAAAGTAAATTTAAACAAAAAATATCTTCTCTCAGTGTGATATTTAAAAGAAATAAGGCCTTTGTGATTGCGGTTGCGGCCAGCTTTTTGGTTTTAGCTGTAATGATTTATATCAATGCTTATGAGAATTCGGGATTTTCCAAATTGACTATTTCCGATTTTGAAGTCGGAATGGTTTCCGACAGAGATATAATATCAAACCGTAATATTGAAGTGATTGATGAAAAAGCTACGGAAATAAGAAAAGTTGCAGCTAAACATTCCGTTATGGCCGTTTTTTATAAGGATAACTCGGTTTCGGAAAAAATGATAAGAGATTACTCCGAATTTGCGAGTTATATAATAGGTCTAAAAGATTCTGCAAAAAGTTTTACGGCCTTTAAATTTATGGTTATGGAAAAATACCCAGTTCTCCTTTCGGAACATGATTTGGAAAACATATATAAGACTGATGATTTTTATGAGATTACCTCTATTTCTCTCAACATGTTAAAACAGCTTTTTGATATCGGCATTATAGAGATGCCTCTTACAGGTCTTGGAGAATTAAATGATGCCGAGATAAGTCTGGGGACAACTCAAAATCAAAAGCTGTCATATACAAACGTATTTCTTACAAACCTTGTTTTATTTTATAATGTGAGAGACCGGATTAAAAGCCTCCTTTCCGATGTAAAAAAATCAAAGCTTGAAACTTATGTATTGAGTATGGTGCTTCCATTTGCCCAGCCTAATATTTTATTTGATGGTGAAGAGACCGAAAAAAGGGTGGACGAGGCCTTAAAAAAGGTAACTCCTGTAAAAATAAATATAGAAAAAAATCAAAAGATTATAAAGAGAGGCTTTATAATATCCGACGATGCCTATACACGTCTAAAAGCTTACGCAGGAGACGGAAGATATATAGATTTTATACAAATTGCGGCATCCTTAATTTTTTTAACCTTATCTCTTATAATAAGTCTTTTTTTGTTTTCTAAAAAAATTATCGGGGAAAGTTTGGATTTTAAATTCAATTTACTTATTTTAATTTCCTTTGATTTGATATATATTTTAATTCTTTTTCTTTCAAGGCTTTCGATATTTTCATATTCCCTTGATATAGTTCCCATATTGCCGGTTACCTTTTTGACTATGCTGATTGCAGCTTTAATTTCAAGAAAAATTTCGGTATTCGCGGTTTTTATTTTTTCACTTGCCGTTTTCGGTGCGGCAGGTTTTAAAATTCAGCCGGCCCTATTTGCTATCCTTTCAGGTCTTGCCGGAGCCGGTATGGTAAATATTAAGGGACAAAGGATGGACCTGATTAAGACTGCTTTAGGTTTAGTCTTGGTGCAGCCTATAATTTTAATCTGTATGTTTGCTATTTTTCCGGACTCTGCAAGCGATAAATCGGTGCTTTTATTGAGCACTGCAGGGAGCGGTTTTATAAGCGGTATTTTGGTTTTAGGCTTTTTGCCTATTTTAGAAACCTTGATGAATGTTCCTACAAGTTTTAGACTGATGGAACTGTCCGATCTTAATTCTCCAATTATGAAAAAAATGCTCATAAGTGTTGCGGGAACTTATAACCATTCGATGATGGTTGCCTCCTTGGCCGAAAGTGCCTGCCGTGAAATAGGAGCAAATTCGATTTTAGCCCGTGTAGGAGCTTATTATCACGATATAGGAAAGATGGAGCAGGGCGAATACTTTGTAGAAAATCAGACAAATTATAATAAGCACATGGATATAAATCCCCGCCTTTCGGCTACTGTAATAAGAAGTCATGTAAAAATAGGTATAGAAAAAGCAAAGCAATTACGGCTGCCTCAGCCCGTCATAGATATAATCGCCGAGCATCATGGAAACAGCTGTATATCCTATTTTTATGCAAAGGCAAAAGAACTTGATCCCAATGTAGATATCGAAGATTTTTGTTATCCCGGAATACCTCCGCGCTCAAAAGAATCGGCTGTTGTCATGCTGGCCGATATAGTTGAGGCTGCATGCCGTACCTTGGAAAAACCCTCGGTTCCCCGTTTGGAAAAATTTATAGATGAGCTTGTTTCCGGAAAGATAAAAGCAGGTCAGCTTGATAACTCGGAACTTACTTTCCGCGAAGTCAGAATAATCAAGGCCGCCTTTGTAAAAATTTTAGCAGGTTATTATCATTCCAGAATAGAATATCCGAATCAAAAAAATGTTGATGAAGATGAGGAAACAAAGCCCCAGAATAAAAACAGTCAAAAATTAGAGGCTGAAACCACTCAGGTACAGCCTCAAAAGGAAAATAATAATGTCTAA
- the ybeY gene encoding rRNA maturation RNase YbeY produces the protein MSNSISVSFNDEPPGSIDPVRVENFISEVLNDLNLKNWDISLLFCNDAFIQNLNKQYRDIDSPTDVLSFEQGDEYFDDAGETRFMAGDIVISLDSLRFNAEEFNVEINEELKRLIVHGILHLNGMDHSDNSPEQEMLKFQEELLVQYKNMEIYRV, from the coding sequence ATGTCTAATTCGATTAGTGTGTCATTTAATGATGAACCTCCGGGGTCTATAGACCCTGTAAGAGTTGAAAATTTTATATCTGAAGTTCTAAACGATCTAAACTTGAAAAATTGGGATATCTCTTTGTTGTTTTGTAATGATGCTTTTATTCAAAACCTTAATAAACAATACAGGGATATCGATTCGCCGACAGATGTTCTTTCCTTTGAGCAGGGGGATGAATATTTTGACGATGCCGGTGAAACAAGGTTTATGGCCGGAGACATAGTTATAAGCCTTGACAGTCTCCGTTTTAATGCCGAAGAATTTAATGTAGAAATAAATGAAGAGTTAAAAAGACTGATTGTGCATGGTATTTTGCATTTGAACGGAATGGATCATTCGGATAATTCTCCGGAACAAGAAATGCTTAAATTTCAGGAAGAATTACTTGTGCAATATAAAAATATGGAAATTTATCGGGTATAG